The following are from one region of the Malassezia vespertilionis chromosome 4, complete sequence genome:
- a CDS encoding uncharacterized protein (EggNog:ENOG503NZ0H; SECRETED:SignalP(1-26); COG:O; TransMembrane:6 (n14-22c26/27o326-343i363-382o388-406i475-501o521-539i551-570o); BUSCO:EOG092619VG) → MSWAVSLRMLHMWCAVLACTLVLVRAEYWTKEDLEVHIQRLERERTELQGYFTHNKTEQGNWTIQQDKDAMLSTSLERMYAVSSEPATYYRNISSFFHGNWTGHDRTRKDAPWADRGDLAWTGNKTRMEIQLNTNPIEGSVNTSWLTGNLVLTSTSNDSDTTVMADVTLAGVLSQAKGHAYLIGLPDAGAENMDTRALFSMIPHADATLKNDTYTAVLNDITGRIGRVQRLVGKSVPMSTPMPEGHAVTNCTMHFYGQLMPVGPVTEKAAMDALEAELQHPTGIAMPSAPPLRMQLVGYSPRCDLVVDTPMLDGIGIGVFWAQTRWYAIGLLAILLVQLSIMARTTDRASTPSALAKLSGPTFFILTMYDAHVCLGHLIIASSLQDTVALPMYAIAFLSGILFLVFEYKMVVDIFRTQMQARPPPPPPPPPPVDQRMDTQISEDTDEYPWHRNVYDLGVSLLDSLREIPRVSVSLIFTAIVFFISTVMPVLIIYMLIPLLFSFWIPQIAHNIRWRTTGLSARAVIGMSLTRVYIPLYMFQTRHNLLFLEPSRIVWIPLAWLVLQMLVLLGQDAFGPLFFLPRDCIHSEKVWSWHPSCEELAALLQQDGDMESNTHMLHLGDCPICLMPNEWDAAEADTSASSSDAKHAHLFHDEYTQHDDTHETRVCVWPSALLSRAARRWEGTKHAKPNVMVTPCRHIFHTACLEPWLEIRNICPSCRLPLPPYTP, encoded by the coding sequence ATGTCGTGGGCCGTGTCCCTGCGTATGCTGCACATGTggtgcgcggtgcttgcgtgcACGCTTGTGCTTGTTCGTGCAGAGTACTGGACCAAAGAAGATCTAGAGGTGCACATTCAGCGGcttgagcgcgagcggaCGGAGCTGCAGGGGTACTTTACGCACAACAAGACCGAGCAGGGCAATTGGACGATTCAGCAGGACAAAGATGCGATGCTATCCACGTCACTAGAGCGCATGTATGCTGTATCTTCTGAGCCTGCGACATACTATCGCAATATTTCCAGTTTCTTCCACGGGAATTGGACTGGGCACGACCGCACGCGGAAAGATGCGCCGTGGGCGGACCGCGGCGATCTTGCGTGGACTGGCAACAAGACGCGGATGGAGATCCAGCTAAACACAAATCCAATTGAAGGAAGTGTGAATACTTCGTGGCTCACCGGTAATCTTGTACTTACGAGCACGTCGAACGACTCGGATACCACAGTCATGGCCGACGTGACGCTTGCAGGCGTTCTTTCGCAGGCCAAAGGCCATGCATACTTGATTGGGCTCCCTGATGCGGGCGCAGAAAATATGGACACGCGTGCCCTGTTTTCCATGATTCCCCATGCAGATGCGACGTTGAAGAACGATACGTACACTGCCGTGCTCAACGACATTACCGGGCGGATCGGCCGCGTGCAGCGACTTGTGGGTAAGAGCGTCCCAATGTCTACACCGATGCCAGAAGGGCATGCCGTGACGAATTGCACGATGCATTTTTACGGGCAACTTATGCCCGTCGGGCCAGTGACGGAAAAGGCAGCAAtggacgcgctggaagcggAGCTTCAGCATCCTACGGGAATCGCaatgcccagcgcgccgccgctccgTATGCAATTGGTCGGTTACTCGCCTCGGTGTGATCTGGTTGTGGACACGCCTATGCTCGATGGAATTGGCATTGGTGTATTCTGGGCCCAGACGCGGTGGTACGCTATTGGCCTGCTCGCCATCTTGCTTGTCCAACTTTCCATAATGGCCAGGACTACAGATCGCGCATCCACGCCCAGTGCACTGGCCAAACTGTCGGGGCCTACATTTTTCATCCTGACCATGTACGACGCGCACGTCTGTCTGGGCCATCTCATCATTGCGAGCTCGCTGCAAGACACTGTTGCGCTACCAATGTACGCGATTGCATTTCTCTCTGGCATCTTGTTTCTTGTGTTTGAATACAAGATGGTTGTCGATATTTTTCGTACGCAGATGCAAGCAAGGCCTCCGCCTCCGCCCCCGCCTCCACCGCCAGTGGACCAGCGTATGGACACTCAGATATCAGAAGACACAGACGAGTATCCATGGCACCGCAACGTGTATGACTTGGGCGTCAGTCTTCTCGACTCGCTCCGTGAAATTCCACGTGTGTCCGTCTCTTTGATCTTCACTGCGATCGTCTTTTTCATCTCGACCGTGATGCCCGTGCTGATCATCTACATGCTAATTCCACTTCTCTTTTCCTTCTGGATCCCACAAATTGCCCACAACATCCGCTGGCGGACCACAGGTCTtagcgcgcgtgcagtgaTTGGCATGTCACTTACGCGCGTTTATATCCCATTGTACATGTTCCAAACGCGACACAATTTGCTCTTCCTTGAGCCTTCGCGTATTGTATGGATCCCGCTTGCATggcttgtgctgcaaatGCTGGTGTTGCTTGGACAGGACGCATTTGGACCGCTCTTTTTCCTACCAAGAGACTGCATCCACTCGGAAAAGGTGTGGAGCTGGCACCCAAGCTGCGAAGAACTCGCCGCCTTGCTGCAACAAGACGGCGACATGGAGTCGAATACCCACATGCTGCACCTTGGCGACTGCCCCATTTGCCTCATGCCAAACGAATGGGACGCTGCAGAGGCCGACACCAGTGCTTCTTCCAGCGATGCCAAACACGCGCACTTGTTCCACGACGAATATACCCAGCATGATGACACGCATGAGACCCGCGTTTGCGTCTGGCCTTCAGCACTAttatcgcgcgcggcccgCCGATGGGAAGGTACAAAACACGCCAAGCCAAATGTCATGGTCACGCCGTGCCGCCACATTTTCCACACGGCCTGTTTGGAGCCGTGGCTCGAAATACGCAACATTTGCCCAAGCTGTCGCTTGCCTTTGCCGCCGTATACTCCATAG
- a CDS encoding uncharacterized protein (BUSCO:EOG09260BL6; EggNog:ENOG503NWFE; COG:K), which translates to MEPEPDDAVTQLEGLALGQVLEDLGIVGNESDLRRIGLGASKAQTNHALNKDEIYRDDFDEDAVEDVQEDAEMEEADGNTKTPIEQNGVQPLRHAKAPIRGEDDDFADEEEEEEPAPPADVEISSPLGSKNSPISPRKEALQLFPDFKPGVVLNHTDLFGTQSLKRRRLVSKAKPLRFAPKVALLEPAPAVEALTTPELSQQPSNATQTLVTRFAASCIGTDKQSQEKAVLLVEFDDDTTDRDTGRPGKSVNNVEVDDWERRVVLSGSQPKELHIADLSRSRNFELSNGTWFESIIWNPHNKFRPFDRLIMDMNDPDMIFENEKASDEKQTSLLRADAPPNLLKTSKYTGELDMFNISNDRMYEMSKEHRHRVRQTLGQLVVRHTWPAIRLQLPFYKTRLTKQETRSWHRPRIQFPVNAPITFSKVRTTRKSKDGERRSKDPSEVLRSTRDLTLKDASNYILCEYSEEYPPLLSNIGMGSLLVNYYRKKDSKDDYIPRGELGEAFVLETTDESPFMKFGGVEPGQTQPVFYNNMYRGPLFRHKPESNDFLFIRSTTKNDVRYYLRDIPFLFTVGQTYPTTPIPGPHARLVTNNIKYRLQMITYKLVEKSHAHRIKIHRVMKYFPDQNELQMRQRLKEFMVYNRKSGDVHQGFWRLKPNVPIPDEAELQKLLTPEHICLVEGMQVGQRHLLDAGFTKTAEGAEDDGDENKLDIEQLLAPWITSKNFLQATQGKAMLKLHGDGDPSGRGEAFSFVRVSMKEIFLRAGEDVDERLAAEAEARAKSGHRYNVAEQQAIYRSEVDRIWKAQIAALSNPVPPVVTPKEDYEWREEERKEKIEQQKGSKPLLIKRLFNGVWYRHIVRDPQVINAYIRQRQQLEEQSIVTESLVPTGDTALDALRKKRLEDEIAARVKNQDRRLQRKNAKAAAEGVTGGYKKMPNKTNTKRRCGRCGMVGHMATNNACPQYPTNNPNDRNGSGSGSSGVRPPSVMPMPNSTYYTNATNQQNSMATAPQYGPMGQMAPP; encoded by the coding sequence ATGGAGCCCGAACCTGACGACGCGGTCACGCAGCTTGAGGGCTTGGCGCTTGGGCAGGTTCTTGAGGACTTAGGAATTGTTGGTAACGAGTCTGATCTTCGGCGCATTGGACTTGGTGCCTCAAAAGCGCAGACGAATCACGCGCTGAACAAGGATGAAATTTACCGCGACGATTTCGACGAAGACGCTGTTGAGGATGTACAGGAGGATGCAGAGATGGAGGAGGCGGATGGGAATACCAAGACTCCTATTGAGCAGAATGGTGTACAACCTTTGCGGCATGCGAAAGCACCGATTCGCGGCGAGGACGACGACTTTGCcgacgaagaggaggaggaagagccTGCGCCACCAGCAGATGTAGAAATAAGCTCACCTCTGGGATCAAAAAATTCTCCAATTTCACCCCGGAAGGAAGCATTACAGCTTTTCCCCGACTTTAAACCCGGCGTCGTGCTGAATCATACCGATTTGTTTGGGACACAATCGCTCAAGCGTCGTAGGCTTGTATCCAAGGCAAAACCATTGCGATTTGCACCCAAGGTTGCGTTGCTTGAGCCTGCTCCTGCTGTGGAAGCTCTCACGACACCTGAGCTTAGCCAACAACCTTCAAACGCTACCCAAACTTTGGTGACACGCTTCGCTGCGTCCTGCATTGGGACGGACAAACAGAGCCAGGAAAAGGCTGTACTGCTAGTTGAGTTTGATGATGATACTACAGACCGTGATACCGGACGCCCAGGCAAGTCGGTCAACAATGTGGAAGTGGATGACTGGGAACGTCGTGTGGTTCTCTCTGGCTCGCAGCCCAAGGAACTGCACATTGCTGATCTCAGCCGCTCGCGTAACTTCGAGCTCTCGAATGGCACGTGGTTTGAGAGCATCATCTGGAATCCACACAACAAGTTTCGGCCATTTGATCGCCTTATCATGGACATGAACGACCCAGACATGATTTTCGAGAACGAAAAAGCGAGCGATGAGAAACAAACATCGCTGCTTCGCGCAGATGCACCGCCGAACTTGCTCAAAACGAGCAAGTACACGGGTGAACTAGACATGTTCAACATTTCGAACGACCGCATGTACGAAATGAGCAAAGAGCACAGGCaccgcgtgcgccaaacTTTGGGCCAGCTTGTTGTGCGACACACATGGCCAGCGATCAGACTGCAGCTTCCCTTTTACAAGACGCGCTTAACAAAGCAGGAAACGCGGTCCTGGCACCGACCCCGCATCCAGTTCCCCGTGAATGCTCCCATCACGTTTTCCAAGGTTCGCACCACGCGCAAGTCCAAggatggcgagcgcaggTCCAAAGACCCAAGCGAAGTGCTTCGTAGCACGCGCGACCTTACACTGAAGGATGCGAGCAATTATATCTTGTGCGAATATTCTGAAGAGTACCCTCCCCTACTTTCAAATATCGGTATGGGAAGCCTTTTGGTCAATTACTACCGCAAAAAAGACAGCAAAGACGATTATATTCCACGGGGCGAGCTGGGCGAAGCATTTGTGCTCGAGACCACCGACGAGTCTCCATTTATGAAGTTTGGCGGCGTGGAGCCTGGCCAAACTCAGCCTGTGTTTTACAACAACATGTACCGTGGCCCCCTTTTTCGACACAAACCTGAATCGAACGACTTTTTGTTCATTCGGAGCACGACTAAAAACGATGTACGCTACTACCTCCGTGACATTCCGTTCCTCTTTACTGTCGGGCAAACGTACCCAACCACACCCATTCCTGGTCCTCATGCGCGGCTTGTGACCAACAACATCAAGTATCGCCTTCAGATGATCACGTACAAACTGGTGGAAAAGAGTCACGCGCATCGGATCAAAATCCATCGCGTGATGAAGTACTTCCCCGACCAGAACGAGTTGCAAATGCGGCAGCGTTTGAAAGAGTTTATGGTGTACAACCGCAAGTCGGGCGATGTGCACCAGGGATTTTGGCGCTTGAAGCCAAACGTCCCGATCCCTGACGAGGCAGAGCTGCAGAAACTGCTGACTCCAGAGCACATTTGCCTTGTGGAAGGCATGCAAGTTGGGCAGCGCCACTTGCTTGATGCAGGCTTTACCAAGACAGCCGAAGGCGCGGAAGACGACGGCGATGAAAACAAACTGGACATTGAGCAATTACTCGCTCCATGGATTACCAGCAAAAACTTTTTGCAGGCGACCCAAGGCAAGGCAATGTTGAAATTACACGGCGACGGCGATCCAAGTGGCCGTGGCGAGGCATTCAGTTTTGTGCGTGTATCTATGAAGGAGATTTTCTTGCGTGCTGGCGAGGATGTCGACGAGCGTCTGGCTGCCGAAGCCGAGGCGCGGGCCAAGTCTGGGCACCGCTACAATGTCGCTGAGCAACAAGCCATTTACCGCTCGGAAGTGGACCGTATCTGGAAAGCCCAAATTGCAGCGCTTTCGAATCCAGTTCCGCCAGTCGTTACGCCAAAAGAGGATTACGAATGGCGTgaagaggagcgcaaggaaaAGATTGAGCAGCAAAAAGGATCAAAGCCTCTGCTGATTAAGCGCTTGTTTAACGGGGTTTGGTACAGGCATATTGTGCGCGATCCGCAAGTGATCAATGCTTACATCCGGCAGCGACAGCAGCTTGAGGAGCAGAGCATTGTGACGGAGTCACTGGTTCCCACAGGCGATACGGCGCTtgacgcactgcgcaagaagcgtCTCGAGGACGAGATTGCAGCGCGTGTAAAAAACCAGgaccgccgcttgcagcgcaagaatgcgAAGGCCGCAGCGGAAGGAGTCACTGGCGGCTACAAAAAGATGCCGAACAAGACAAACACCAAGCGCCGGTGCGGTCGCTGTGGCATGGTTGGACATATGGCGACTAACAACGCGTGTCCACAGTACCCTACCAACAATCCCAACGATCGCAACGGCTCCGGTTCGGGCAGCTCGGGCGTGCGGCCTCCCAGCGTTATGCCGATGCCAAACAGTACCTATTATACCAATGCTACTAACCAGCAAAATAGtatggcgacggcgcccCAGTACGGGCCCATGGGCCAAATGGCACCACCGTAG
- a CDS encoding uncharacterized protein (EggNog:ENOG503NVMD; COG:L) translates to MMSYAEGHAAYMAELAAIIETDRAHERKIVAIGECGLDYDRLHFAQAGVQEKAFDMQLTLAEKVQLPLFLHSRAAHQDFVRILRPHLEMLRRAFHLTTPPSLEEEGSVGVVHSFTGTKEELDELLSLGLYIGVNGCSLKTQENLDVVRHIPLHRIMLETDAPWCEIRATHACAPLLDKFKKAEPALAALYSPSRVKAERWTQTSAVKARNEPCAIGQVAAVVAQLKDVHLQDVATCALHNTQRLLGVAP, encoded by the exons ATGATGTCGTACGCAGAAGGTCATGCAGCGTACATGGCCGAACTCGCAGCCATCATCGAGACGGACCGTGCGCACGAAAGAAAAATTGTGGCTATCGGCGAGTGCGGACTCGATTATGATCGACTTCATTTTGCGCAGGCAGGCGTACAAGAGAAAGCGTTTGATATGCAGCTTACTTTGGCAGAAAAAGTGCAACTGCCATTGTTTTTGCattctcgcgcagcgcatcaagaCTTTGTGCGGATTTTGCGCCCACACCTTgaaatgctgcgccgtgcatttCATCTGACGACTCCGCCTTCACTGGAAGAGGAGGGAAGTGTTGGTGTGGTGCACAGTTTTACCGGAACAAAggaggagctcgacgagcttCTCTCTCTAGGACTCTATATTGGCGTTAATGGATGCTCGCTTAAGACGCAGGAAAATTTAGACGTTGTGCGACACATTCCCTTGCATCGGATCATGCTGGAAACAG ATGCGCCCTGGTGTGAAATTCGTGCTACGCACGCATGCGCTCCTTTGTTGGACAAATTCAAAAAAGCAGAGCCAGCCTTAGCCGCACTCTACTCTCCCTCGCGCGTCAAAGCGGAGCGCTGGACTCAAACATCCGCTGTGAAAGCGAGGAATGAGCCGTGTGCCATCGGTCAAGTCGCCGCCGTCGTTGCACAGCTTAAAGACGTCCACCTGCAAGATGTCGCCACGTGTGCTCTCCACAATACGCAGCGGCTCTTGGGTGTAGCGCCGTAG
- a CDS encoding glutathione transferase (EggNog:ENOG503P4Y9; COG:H) — MPNKLQFYFDCVSPWSYVAFNVIRRYQQKWNLDIDWCPASLSYVMKFSGNKPPLTVPNKGMQMSKELGLTKSMYGVDLRMPDAFPFDTFSLMGFLRGVKEREPAKLEQLIDAFVTAVWGEGRHVHTAEHIRDLAGPAFKGQEQDLDKLVEYAFSREARDLLKKEADQLVNNGAFGFPYVLHVSDLQLDGCDPCFRWKTDELFLAAFYGEPYAGPFANGITPRL; from the exons ATGCCGAATAAGTTGCAATTCTATTTTGACTGCGTCTCGCCGTGGTCCTACGTTGCGTTCAATGTAATACGCCGTTACCAGCAGAAATGGAATCTCGACATTGACTGGTGTCCTGCAAGCCTGTCTTATGTGATGAAATTTTCCGGAAACAAGCCGCCACTCACTGTTCCCAATAAAGGGATGCAGATGAGCAAAGAACTTGGCTTGACTAAGAGTATGTACGGCGTTGACTTGAGAATGCCCGATGCATTCCCTTTTGATACATTTAGTTTGATGGGGTTCCTGCGTGGGgtcaaggagcgcgagccgGCCAAGCTTGAGCAGCTTATCGACGCATTTGTCACTGCCGTTTGGGGCGAGGGTAGGCATGTACACACCGCCGAACACATTCGTGATTTGGCAGGTCCTGCTTTCAAAGGACAGGAGCAGGATCTTGATAAGCTCGTGGAGTATGCATTCTCCCGAGAGGCGCGCGACCTCCTTAAAAAGGAAGCCGACCAGCTTGTCAACAATGGTGCTTTTGGTTTCCCGTACGTGCTCCATGTATCTGACTTGCAGCTGGATGGTTGCGACCCGTGCTTCCGATGGAAAACAGATGAACTG TTTCTTGCCGCATTTTACGGAGAACCGTACGCTGGCCCGTTCGCCAATGGCATAACGCCGCGTTTGTAG
- a CDS encoding uncharacterized protein (EggNog:ENOG503NZ5W; COG:O; COG:T) produces MSDDEFMMDDAIEEDYGFEYEDDDEDMDADADTENKYYNAKSIKDENPDEALKDLQGILDAETQLSEWGFKALKQQTKIHFHRGHHAAALETYRTLLPYTKSAVTRNYAEKTINSVLDYVSATPQVTLEIVEAFYNATEQALAASQSDRLNVKIKLKLARLWLQRHEWPRLIQTLKGLRAEEFAMDKGDGQSKGTMMLELLALEIQMYHETGNIKMVKETKYVIDALTTENWEAAQVNFFQAFRNYDEAGSPQRIQVLKYLVLAHMLMGSEVNPFDSQETKPYRDDPNIMAMTALVDAYQRRDIQGAERIVAENHDTLTDDAFINEFISDVIKELRIQYLIDVVRPYGSIRLSSLSEHLHIPLDQVESFVLMLILDGRIEGKMDEVAHTLTLGSPSVTLHEKEQKTLCAWSEQLVHLAAAISTKRSTFRLDHSPQQTAHFISRLD; encoded by the exons ATGTCGGACGATGAG TTTATGATGGATGATGCAATTGAGGAG GATTATGGCTTCGAGTATGAGGACGATGATGAGGATATGGATGCCGATGCCGACACGGAGAATAAGTACTATAATGCAAAGT CGATTAAGGATGAGAATCCAGACGAAGCATTAAAAGACTTGCAAGGTATCCTAGATGCAGAAACGCAACTTTCTGAATGGGGCTTTAAGGCGCTGAAGCAGCAGACCAAGATCCACTTTCACCGTGGCCACCATGCAGCTGCACTCGAAACTTATCGGACTCTGCTGCCGTACACGAAAAGCGCAGTGACGCGCAACTATGC CGAAAAAACGATTAACTCTGTGCTTGACTACGTATCTGCAACGCCTCAAGTGACGCTCGAAATTGTCGAGGCCTTTTACAATGCGACTGAacaagcgcttgccgcaTCGCAAAGCGACCGTCTTAATGTAAAAATAAAGTTGAAACTCGCACGGCTGTGGCTTCAGCGCCATGAATGGCCGCGGCTTATACAGACTCTCAAGGGCTTGCGTGCTGAGGAATTTGCGATGGACAAGGGCGATGGCCAGTCGAAGGGAACCATGAtgcttgagctgctcgctcTGGAAATACAAATGTATCACGAAACAGGCAACATTAAAATGGTAAAAGAGAC AAAGTATGTCATCGACGCGCTCACGACAGAAAACTGGGAGGCCGCGCAGGTCAATTTTTTTCAAGCTTTCCGCAACTATGATGAGGCGGGTAGTCCGCAGCGTATACAGGTGCTAAAGTACCTAGTGCTGGCACACATGCTTATGGGCAGTGAAGTCAACCCATTTGACTCTCAGGAAACGAAACCTTATCGTGACGACCCAAACATTATGGCCATGACTGCCTTGGTCGATGCATACCAGCGTCGCGACATCCAGGGTGCGGAGCGCATTGTGGCTGAAAACCACGATACGCTTACAGACGATGCATTTATTAACGAATTCATTTCCGACGTAATCAAGGAGCTGCGGATCCAGTACTTGATCGACGTCGTGCGTCCCTACGGCTCTATCCGTCTCTCCAGTCTGTCGGAGCACCTGCATATTCCCCTTGATCAGGTCGAGTCGTTCGTGCTTATGCTTATCCTTGATGGCCGGATCGAGGGCAAGATGGACGAAGTAGCACACACGCTCACGCTCGGCAGCCCATCCGTCACTTTGCATGAAAAGGAGCAGAAAACGTTGTGCGCGTGGAGCGAACAGCTCGTGCATCTTGCAGCGGCGATTTCCACCAAACGCAGTACGTTTCGCTTAGATCACTCACCACAGCAAACCGCGCATTTCATTAGCCGCCTAGATTAG
- a CDS encoding uncharacterized protein (COG:S; EggNog:ENOG503P24Y), whose amino-acid sequence MMQNEKPAVYPQPDQPIIATETSSDLEHKVGQVRRRLQNMLGSTLHGVHSSVDAVIRTEQNVEHRLGSLKSQGESLAPNGLYVGVLTLAGLVFTRHRTFPIRWIVPPTVFALSMSYFLPKTTENTVEYYEKIEKQKCPAFAEKRSAGWERVKRFFETGASHFQSTTMMAKDKIVAGIQSLDRSSSSAQPLTQPSSKLI is encoded by the exons ATGATGCAGAAC GAAAAGCCCGCTGTGTATCCGCAGCCGGACCAGCCTATTATCGCGACCGAAACGAGTTCGGATCTGGAGCACAAGGTTGGAcaggtgcgccgccgactGCAGAACATGCTCGGCAGTACTTTACATGGCGTCCACTCCAGTGTAGATGCGGTGATTAGGACCGAGCAGAATGTTGAAC ATCGTTTGGGCTCGCTTAAGTCGCAGGGCGAATCGCTCGCGCCCAATGGCCTGTATGTCGGCGTGCTTACCCTCGCAGGCCTGGTTTTTACACGGCACC GTACTTTTCCGATTCGTTGGATCGTGCCACCGACCGTGTTTGCATTGTCGATGAGCTACTTCCTCCCGAAAACGACCGAGAACACGGTTGAGTACTATGAGAAGATCGAGAAGCAAAAGTGTCCCGCTTTTGCGGAAAAGCGTTCCGCTGGCTGGGAACGCGTCAAACGCTTCTTTGAAACGGGCGCCTCGCACTTTCAGTCTACCACGATGATGGCCAAAGACAAGATTGTTGCTGGCATCCAGAGCCTCGACaggtcgagcagcagcgcacagccGCTCACGCAGCCCAGCAGCAAACTGATTTAA
- the RAM2 gene encoding galactose-6-sulfurylase (EggNog:ENOG503NV0Q; COG:O; BUSCO:EOG09263Z41), producing the protein MSHGFVDASRVATDSYEESPATSDLDMFFPLLLRTVRTPETHVVSRISIHLEPFVPDVALDTSELFMAQAPNANASATMLDYTTSERLLGVIAALIRMVVITEEDGGSEDSYLPFDPSSRVWADLIPVSQDDGPQPLCPILYDPLYAQAMGLFRALKSASNDGVEVSERALALTEHLIDLNPANYSIWQYRASILMQMAAEDPGVLRKELAFLNDFAVGNMKNYQIWQHRRIIVSILGDPSHELAFTQSVLDLDSKNYHTWAYREWVLVHFGGLGDGRHASSPGGGEYPQLWDGELAYTDRLLDEDVRNNSAYNHRFFCTLLRIADGKTLSAEHEPVRDNEIAYALGKVTVAPNNASVWNYLQGPLHTLDARVMQHIPEPDHAKAAAYPDTDRGGRTPPGALEWMLESTLERIDAGEKGLLHTAKLILERLRHAETVREKYWQFRARIQHVWHINRSEGCNAHIGQGVRFNAEKKQVDSYYSTPIWSFRYSEAAVKTEQEGGFAQLEKRQEERKAAPKRQARIDELEEWAEKRWAEPYEKNASLRQIFRAEKHARTERAIRDAALRERMGWDQDKVLVGESSHDPSLSTPVIRQQWQEARRVRGVRTKTAPTTRRTRRAQLSPAAHSLADRLLAKQK; encoded by the exons ATGTCACATGGCTTCGTggatgcgtcgcgcgtaGCCACGGACTCGTACGAAGAGTCTCCTGCGACCTCTGACTTGGACATGTTCTTTCCTCTCCTCCTTCGCACTGTGCGTACGCCAGAAACACATGTTGTTTCGCGTATATCCATCCACTTGGAGCCATTCGTGCCGGATGTGGCCCTAGACACGTCGGAATTGTTTATGGCGCAAGCCCCAAATGCAAATGCATCGGCCACGATGCTGGACTATACAACAAGTGAGCGACTGC TTGGAGTCATTGCTGCGCTCATACG CATGGTCGTCATTACAGAAGAGGATGGGGGATCGGAGGATAGCTACCTGCCTTTTGATCCATCGTCGCGCGTGTGGGCAGACTTGATACCTGTTTCACAGGACGACGGGCCACAGCCGTTGTGCCCGATTTTGTACGATCCGTTGTATGCGCAAGCGATGGGCTTGTTCCGTGCACTCAAAAGCGCTAGCAATGATGGTGTAGAAGTGTCAGAGCGTGCACTTGCACTGACAGAACATCTCATTGATCTGAACCCTGCGAATTATAGTATCTGGCAATACCGTGCGTCGATATTGATGCAAATGGCCGCGGAGGATCCAGGCGTACTGCGGAAAGAGCTTGCGTTTTTGAACGATTTTGCCGTGGGAAACATGAAAAATTACCAGATTTG GCAACACCGCCGTATTATTGTATCTATTCTAGGTGACCCTTCGCATGAACTTGCGTTTACGCAGTCGGTCCTCGATTTGGACAGCAAAAACTATCATACCTGGGCATACAGAGAATGGGTACTCGTGCATTTTGGTGGTCTTGGCGATGGAAGGCATGCGTCTTCTCCTGGAGGGGGAGAATATCCGCAGCTTTGGGATGGCGAGCTTGCCTATACGGACCGTCTGCTGGACGAGGATGTGCGCAACAATAGTGCATACAACCACCGCTTCTTTTGTACACTCTTGCGTATTGCAGATGGAAAAACATTAAGCGCAGAGCACGAACCCGTGCGCGACAATGAAATTGCCTACGCACTCGGCAAGGTAACCGTCGCGCCGAACAATGCGAGTGTGTGGAATTATTTGCAAGG GCCATTGCACACACTGGATGCACGAGTTATGCAACATATTCCCGAACCGGACCATGCGAAAGCTGCGGCCTATCCAGATACGGACCGCGGCGGTCGGACGCCGCCaggcgcgctggaatggATGCTGGAGAGTACATTGGAACGTATCGATGCAGGGGAGAAAGGCCTGCTGCATACTGCAAAGCTG ATCCTTGAGCGCCTACGCCATGCCGAGaccgtgcgcgaaaaaTACTGGCAGTTCCGCGCGA GGATTCAACA TGTGTGGCATATTAACCGTAGTGAGGGGTGCAATGCACACATTGGCCAGGGTGTTCGCTTTAATGCGGAAAAGAAGCAAGTGGACAGCTACTACAGCACACCGATCTGGTCGTTTCGAT ACTCCGAGGCTGCAGTGAAAACTGAACAAGAAGGCGGTTTTGCACAGTTAGAAAAGCGACAGGAAGAGCGGAAAGCAGCACCGAAACGGCAGGCGCGTATCGACGAGCTGGAAGAGTGGGCAGAAAAGCGATGGGCCGAGCCGTACGAGAAAAACGCATCATTGCGCCAAATATTTCGTGCCGAGAAGCACGCACGAACAGAGCGTGCGATCCGGGATGCTGCACTACGCGAGCGGATGGGGTGGGACCAAGACAAGGTGCTTGTTGGTGAGTCGTCGCACGACCCCTCGCTCTCGACCCCGGTAATTCGGCAACAATGGCAAGAGGCGCGTCGGGTGCGTGGTGTGCGTACAAAGACTGCCCCGACCACTCGACGAactcggcgtgcgcagctaAGTCCAGCGGCCCACTCGCTTGCGGATCGTCTTTTGGCGAAACAGAAATGA